The DNA sequence TGTCGAAAGCATCATTACTTACAACTTTCTCAGGTAAATAACTACCGGTGGCTTCTATCCGGGCCATCGTTTATCCCCACTTTTAATTATTAGTTGGCATCACTTTTTAAGGCGTCTGTACGCATACCAATAGGTGGTACCTCGGCTGGATCTATTCTTACATCCAAAAGCGTAGGTCCAGAACGCCGCCCCAGTGCTCGGCCGTCAATTTTCATCAATTCTTCTGGCGATTCAATCACATAACTTTCGACACCCATAGCTTTGGCCATGGCAGCAAAGTCCACTACCGGCAAATCCACACCAATTTGCTCAGCTCCTGTCAGTCGCTGGCCATGGCGGACCATGCCGTATCCCGAATCGTTCAAAATAATATATATAACGGGCAGCTGCTCCTGAATCGCCACCGTAATTTCCTGGCCACTCATCAACATACTGCCATCCCCGGTCAAGCAAACCACCGGGGTACCAGGCTCAGCCAACGCCACACCGACAGCACTGCCAATAGCCCATCCCATGGAAGCAAACTCCAGGCAGGCCCTAAACAAGCCTCCCTTGGCATCACGTTTACCCGCGATACGACGGTCAAACGGGTGCAGATAGTGTGTAGCCCAGGCAAAACTGGCCCCTGTATCGGCTAAATAACGTGTATGGGGCGGAAACAACTTTGGCAATTCCTCCATCAAGCGTTGAGGCTTTATTGGGGTCGCGTTAGAAGTGATTTTATCCGGCTCCAGAACTGTAAAATGACGCTTCAGCTCGGGAGACTCAACAGGAGTTTCAACACCCTCACTGCAACTCCCTTCAATCAAGGAAATGCGAGCAGACTTCTCCAGATTGGTTAATATGCGATCAAACACTGTTGATAAGCGCCCACGCACATGCAGCTTCGCCATGGGGGAATGAGTCAAATTACTCTCAACCGATTCAACATGAACCAGGCGATTATTCAACAGAGACACCGTATCCCAACCACCTGAGGCCCATTCGCTGAGACTGGTACCAAGTGCCACCACCAGATCAACCTCGGGATCCTGCAACACCTGCCTTGCACTGTAATGCCCAGCAAAACCAACAACCCCCCTGAAGAGCGGATGGTATGGGCTGACAAGCCCCTTTCCGTGAGGAGTTGTCAAAATCTGGGCATTCAACTTCATTGCCAGAGTCAAAACACTTCCGATAGCTTCACCCGCCTCTTCGCCAATAAGAAATATTGGCTTTTGTGCCTTGATCAGCTGTTCGTAAAGTTCATTAACAGCCTCATCATCTATATATGAAGGCCGTGCCAACAGGCGACTCATGTCAAAACTGGGGGATTTCACCGGGCTTATGGAGCGCATCACATCGAGAGGAACACTGAGATGTACCGGCCCCGCAGGTGACTGGAAAGCCGTCATAATTGCAGCAGCGAGCTTATGCTCAAACTGGTCCACATGGGAAACCAGCGAATTGTAGCGTGTGCAGTGGCTAAATAAGCCGACCGTATTAACGCCTGTACAGG is a window from the Porticoccaceae bacterium LTM1 genome containing:
- a CDS encoding thiamine pyrophosphate-binding protein produces the protein MDLADLNFHRQKKALESPELGDLLMMYLEQLGVEYVFGIPGGAIEPMYNALARSERKGTIRSIVARHETGAAFMAEGYTRISGKLGVCCATTGPGATNLITGVASAYENNVPMLVITAQTALSTFGRGAFQESSCTGVNTVGLFSHCTRYNSLVSHVDQFEHKLAAAIMTAFQSPAGPVHLSVPLDVMRSISPVKSPSFDMSRLLARPSYIDDEAVNELYEQLIKAQKPIFLIGEEAGEAIGSVLTLAMKLNAQILTTPHGKGLVSPYHPLFRGVVGFAGHYSARQVLQDPEVDLVVALGTSLSEWASGGWDTVSLLNNRLVHVESVESNLTHSPMAKLHVRGRLSTVFDRILTNLEKSARISLIEGSCSEGVETPVESPELKRHFTVLEPDKITSNATPIKPQRLMEELPKLFPPHTRYLADTGASFAWATHYLHPFDRRIAGKRDAKGGLFRACLEFASMGWAIGSAVGVALAEPGTPVVCLTGDGSMLMSGQEITVAIQEQLPVIYIILNDSGYGMVRHGQRLTGAEQIGVDLPVVDFAAMAKAMGVESYVIESPEELMKIDGRALGRRSGPTLLDVRIDPAEVPPIGMRTDALKSDAN